A window of candidate division KSB1 bacterium contains these coding sequences:
- a CDS encoding S46 family peptidase → MKLVLKIFLSTFLIAMITSLAFTDEGMYPLSEIHKLNLKAKGFKIAPKDLYNPQGVSLVDAIVQVGGCTGSFVSNEGLILTNHHCAFGAVQAASTAEKDYLTNGFLSRHRPEEIPAKGYTCRITESYRDVSAEVLSAAQENMNFAERARAFEQKMKEIVAAEEAKAKDIRAEVAEMFAGKTYVLFIYRNIKDVRLVYVPPRSIGEFGGETDNWVWPRHTGDFSFMRAYVAKDGSTAEYSPDNVPYKPRRFLKIAPQGVNENDFVFILGYPGRTFRHQPAAFYEYHQKYFLPFHADWFAWQIDMMEAAGKDNSEVAIRLSSRIKGLANRMKNYRGKLQGFHRLDLLAKKRQEERELQAFIDSDVKRKAQYGAVLPEIDRIYGEIMAEANRNHILGQITGSSILLSAGYTAFKLSAQLQKDDLQREPAYMNRNLPALKSRLELAYADRNDKIDLLFLKEILRKAARLPDGQKINAVETIIKKSTAGAADEAIDKFVEEAHANSRLRDAAFFKSLMTMKPEEIRRLNDPFIEFAAALEVDLEKNRETERGRQGALAKLFAQLIEVKQQWKQTEFIPDANGTLRLTFGRIRGYSPNDAVAYAPITTVAGVYQKNLSGHEDYIAPAGLLDLWRAKDFGRFKSEKLQDVPVAILYDTDTTGGNSGSPVLNANGELVGVNFDRAYEATINDYQWSTAYSRSIAVDIRYVLWVVQKFAGAGFLLQELGVK, encoded by the coding sequence ATGAAACTCGTATTGAAAATATTTTTGAGTACCTTTTTAATCGCCATGATCACCTCCCTCGCCTTCACCGACGAGGGCATGTACCCGCTGTCGGAGATTCACAAGTTGAATCTGAAGGCGAAAGGCTTTAAGATTGCGCCGAAAGATTTGTACAATCCGCAAGGCGTGAGCTTGGTCGATGCCATCGTGCAGGTGGGAGGGTGCACCGGCTCGTTTGTGTCAAATGAGGGATTGATTTTGACCAACCATCACTGCGCGTTTGGCGCGGTGCAGGCGGCGAGCACGGCGGAGAAGGATTATCTCACCAACGGCTTTCTCTCGCGCCACCGCCCGGAAGAGATTCCGGCGAAAGGCTACACCTGTCGCATCACCGAATCGTATCGTGACGTTTCCGCCGAAGTGTTGAGCGCGGCGCAAGAAAACATGAATTTTGCGGAACGCGCCAGAGCTTTTGAGCAGAAGATGAAGGAAATCGTTGCGGCGGAAGAGGCGAAGGCCAAAGACATTCGCGCCGAAGTGGCGGAGATGTTTGCCGGCAAAACGTATGTTCTTTTTATTTACCGCAACATCAAAGATGTGCGCCTGGTGTACGTGCCGCCGCGCAGCATCGGCGAATTTGGCGGGGAAACCGACAACTGGGTGTGGCCGCGACATACCGGCGATTTTTCTTTTATGCGTGCCTACGTCGCCAAAGATGGATCGACGGCTGAATATTCTCCCGACAATGTGCCTTACAAACCGCGCCGCTTTTTGAAAATTGCGCCGCAGGGAGTGAATGAAAACGATTTCGTGTTCATTCTCGGCTATCCCGGCCGCACGTTTCGGCATCAGCCCGCGGCTTTTTACGAATATCACCAAAAATATTTTTTGCCGTTTCATGCGGATTGGTTTGCCTGGCAAATCGACATGATGGAAGCCGCCGGCAAAGACAATTCGGAAGTGGCGATTCGCTTGAGCAGCCGTATCAAAGGCCTGGCGAATCGCATGAAAAACTATCGCGGCAAGCTGCAAGGTTTTCATCGGCTCGATTTACTCGCCAAAAAACGGCAGGAGGAAAGAGAACTGCAAGCTTTCATTGACAGTGATGTCAAACGCAAGGCGCAATACGGCGCGGTGTTGCCGGAGATCGACAGAATTTATGGCGAAATCATGGCTGAGGCGAATCGCAATCACATTCTTGGGCAAATTACCGGCAGCTCGATTTTGTTGAGCGCCGGCTACACGGCGTTCAAATTATCCGCGCAATTGCAAAAAGATGACTTGCAGCGCGAGCCGGCTTACATGAACCGCAACCTGCCGGCGCTCAAAAGCCGTTTGGAGCTGGCTTATGCCGACCGCAACGATAAAATTGACCTGCTTTTTTTGAAAGAGATTCTTCGCAAGGCCGCCCGACTGCCGGATGGCCAAAAAATCAACGCGGTCGAAACGATTATAAAAAAATCGACCGCCGGCGCGGCAGATGAGGCCATCGACAAGTTTGTTGAAGAGGCGCATGCCAATTCGAGATTGCGCGATGCGGCGTTTTTCAAATCCTTGATGACGATGAAGCCGGAAGAAATCCGCCGCCTCAACGATCCGTTCATCGAGTTTGCCGCAGCGCTGGAAGTCGATCTGGAAAAGAATCGCGAAACCGAGCGCGGCCGGCAAGGCGCGCTGGCCAAGCTGTTTGCGCAGTTGATCGAAGTGAAGCAGCAGTGGAAACAAACCGAATTTATTCCCGATGCGAACGGCACGCTGCGCTTGACGTTTGGCCGCATTCGCGGCTACTCGCCGAATGATGCGGTTGCATACGCGCCGATTACGACAGTTGCCGGTGTTTATCAAAAAAATCTGAGCGGCCACGAAGATTACATCGCGCCGGCAGGCTTGCTCGATTTGTGGCGCGCAAAAGATTTTGGCCGATTTAAAAGCGAGAAATTGCAAGACGTGCCAGTGGCGATTCTCTACGACACCGACACCACCGGCGGCAACTCCGGCAGCCCGGTGCTGAATGCGAATGGCGAGCTGGTGGGTGTGAATTTTGATCGCGCTTATGAAGCGACGATCAACGACTATCAATGGAGCACAGCCTACAGCCGCTCGATTGCGGTGGATATTCGCTACGTGCTGTGGGTGGTGCAAAAATTCGCGGGCGCGGGATTTCTGTTGCAGGAACTGGGAGTTAAATAA
- a CDS encoding B12-binding domain-containing radical SAM protein: MKALLIQPPVADFYQTTIRTMPVGLLYLAASLKQAGIEAEILDCQATEKKQTIEVPPEFTYLKRYYRPGNLSPFKLFSHYRHYGLPWEEIRQRLRASNADVIGVSSLFTPFYREALRVAAIAKELDPARPVIMGGAHVNACPEQVLSDPNVDFVLLGEGERTLPELVAALDEGRFSAMDSICGLGYKANGKLRLPEHGDLIEDIETVPLPARELIDPARYTLGGKRLTMLITSRGCPYHCTFCSIFLTAGRQFRTRSIHSVIDEIKLCREKYGTEIFDIEDDNFSFDQKRAAKILAAIREEFGKEQIELLAMNGISAANISEPLVDEMKRAGFRALNLALVTSDKQQQRATKRPGSTSHFDRVVEKAAVAGMEMVNYVILGLPDSTIAEMLDSIVHLMQRPVLIGPSVFYATPGTESYRQCLERGLLPSPELALQRSTCFPVETPQFSRCDLVTLFRIARFLNFIKSRLDAQPPRDAAFRLQDLLSFPCLPDFTPQAGEIYRFSHKLTEAEIGSWLARALLHEERLLGMRLLRREKDRVVYHVYEEEASPRVIELFLEKAEGKKVYGVKKHFVFTRVVRKIVELESAENSFRQGWKEVMAGETRPVSEIWEGIDAG; the protein is encoded by the coding sequence ATGAAAGCGCTCTTGATTCAGCCTCCGGTCGCCGATTTTTATCAAACCACGATTCGCACGATGCCGGTGGGGCTGCTCTATCTTGCCGCTTCATTAAAGCAAGCTGGAATCGAAGCCGAAATTCTCGATTGCCAGGCAACCGAGAAAAAGCAAACCATCGAGGTGCCGCCGGAGTTTACGTATCTCAAGCGCTATTATCGCCCAGGCAATTTAAGCCCGTTCAAGCTCTTCAGTCACTACCGGCATTACGGCTTGCCGTGGGAAGAAATTCGCCAGCGCCTTCGTGCCTCGAATGCCGACGTCATCGGCGTTTCATCTTTGTTCACGCCTTTTTATCGCGAAGCCTTGCGCGTTGCCGCAATCGCTAAAGAGCTTGACCCGGCGCGGCCCGTCATCATGGGCGGCGCGCATGTCAATGCCTGTCCCGAACAGGTGCTCTCTGATCCCAACGTCGATTTTGTTCTACTCGGCGAAGGCGAGCGTACGTTGCCGGAACTCGTTGCCGCGCTTGATGAGGGCAGATTCTCCGCCATGGACTCGATTTGCGGCCTCGGATATAAAGCAAACGGCAAACTGCGTCTTCCCGAACATGGCGATCTCATCGAGGACATCGAAACAGTGCCGTTGCCGGCGCGCGAGCTGATCGATCCGGCGCGATATACTTTGGGCGGGAAACGCTTGACGATGCTCATCACCAGCCGCGGCTGCCCTTATCACTGCACCTTCTGCTCGATTTTTCTTACCGCCGGCCGCCAATTCCGCACGCGCTCGATTCACAGCGTCATTGATGAAATCAAGCTCTGCCGGGAGAAATATGGTACGGAGATTTTCGACATCGAAGACGACAATTTTAGTTTCGACCAGAAACGCGCGGCAAAAATTCTCGCCGCCATTCGCGAAGAATTTGGCAAAGAACAGATCGAGCTGCTGGCGATGAACGGCATTTCCGCCGCGAATATCAGCGAGCCGCTGGTGGATGAAATGAAACGCGCCGGCTTTCGCGCGTTGAATCTCGCGCTGGTCACCAGCGACAAACAGCAGCAACGCGCCACCAAACGCCCCGGCTCCACCAGCCACTTTGATCGCGTCGTCGAAAAGGCCGCAGTTGCCGGCATGGAGATGGTAAACTACGTCATTCTCGGCTTGCCGGATTCGACGATTGCAGAGATGCTCGATTCCATCGTTCATCTCATGCAGCGGCCCGTGCTCATCGGCCCCAGCGTGTTTTACGCCACGCCCGGCACGGAGAGTTATCGCCAATGCCTCGAACGCGGCCTGTTGCCTTCACCGGAATTGGCTCTGCAACGCTCGACCTGTTTTCCAGTCGAAACACCTCAATTTTCTCGTTGCGATCTTGTCACACTTTTTCGCATTGCGCGCTTTTTGAATTTTATCAAATCGCGTTTGGATGCGCAGCCACCCCGTGACGCAGCATTCAGGCTGCAAGACTTGCTGTCTTTTCCTTGCCTCCCCGATTTCACTCCGCAAGCCGGCGAAATTTACAGGTTCTCGCATAAACTCACTGAAGCCGAGATTGGCAGTTGGCTGGCGCGGGCGTTGTTGCATGAAGAACGCTTGCTGGGCATGCGGCTGCTGCGACGTGAGAAAGATCGCGTTGTTTATCACGTGTATGAGGAAGAAGCCTCGCCGCGGGTGATTGAGCTTTTCTTGGAGAAGGCGGAAGGCAAGAAAGTCTATGGAGTAAAAAAACATTTTGTATTTACGCGCGTAGTCCGTAAAATTGTGGAGTTGGAGTCTGCCGAGAATAGCTTCCGCCAAGGTTGGAAAGAAGTGATGGCTGGTGAGACGCGGCCAGTGTCTGAAATATGGGAGGGCATTGATGCCGGGTGA
- a CDS encoding Uma2 family endonuclease encodes MSTLLTVPPRRQRVIEYPDSDGEPMAETGIHVLQIFYLYFALRWWFRAEPQTSVGANMFLYYREGHPKKRLAPDVYVAWDVPKRERRSYKMWEEKQPPQVVFEVTSPQTREVDLGRKRLIYAEIGVAEYYLFDPFGQYLKPPFRAYRLDGGEYVPREIEPFALFPDQPADGFYGWRLSSDKLNLELRAMPTNNPDTPYILRFFNPKTGEMVIDPDKAMEEREKFADIARAAEAQAKAEAKARAEAETRANTEAEARKILEAENARLRAELEKLRGKAGLNSSGQ; translated from the coding sequence ATGTCAACATTGCTTACTGTACCCCCTCGCCGCCAGCGCGTAATCGAGTACCCTGACTCAGATGGAGAGCCCATGGCCGAAACCGGAATACACGTTTTGCAAATCTTTTATCTGTATTTTGCTTTGCGCTGGTGGTTTCGCGCCGAGCCACAGACTAGTGTCGGCGCCAACATGTTTCTGTACTATCGCGAAGGCCACCCGAAAAAACGCCTTGCGCCGGACGTTTACGTCGCGTGGGACGTTCCGAAGCGAGAGCGGCGCAGCTATAAGATGTGGGAAGAAAAACAGCCGCCGCAAGTGGTCTTCGAAGTCACCTCGCCCCAAACCCGCGAAGTCGATTTGGGCCGCAAACGCCTCATCTATGCGGAAATCGGCGTGGCAGAGTACTACTTGTTCGATCCGTTTGGGCAATATCTCAAGCCGCCTTTCCGCGCCTACCGGCTCGACGGCGGCGAGTACGTTCCACGCGAAATCGAACCCTTCGCGCTGTTTCCTGACCAGCCGGCGGATGGGTTTTATGGCTGGCGCCTCAGCAGCGACAAATTGAATCTAGAGCTGCGCGCAATGCCGACCAATAATCCCGACACGCCTTATATTTTGCGCTTCTTCAATCCAAAAACTGGCGAAATGGTTATCGATCCGGACAAGGCGATGGAAGAGCGGGAAAAATTTGCGGACATCGCGCGCGCCGCCGAAGCGCAAGCTAAAGCCGAGGCCAAGGCCCGCGCCGAAGCTGAAACGCGAGCGAATACCGAAGCTGAAGCGCGAAAAATTCTCGAAGCAGAAAACGCCCGTTTGCGCGCCGAATTGGAAAAGCTGCGCGGCAAAGCCGGCTTGAATTCTTCCGGCCAATGA